In a genomic window of Tissierella sp. Yu-01:
- a CDS encoding class I SAM-dependent methyltransferase, with amino-acid sequence MKENKYDDKVFFEKYSQMSRSKEGLSCAGEWETLKKMLPDFTGKRILDLGCGYGWHSICAMENGASSVVGIDISQKMLEIAKEKTHFPEVEYICVAIEDMDFKEESFDIVLSSLAFHYIKDYKELIKKINKVLKPNGKLIFTVEHPVFTAYGTQDWYYDNNKEILHFPVDNYYYEGKRITKFLGEDIVKYHRTITTYLNTLLINNFAINQIIEPQPPEDMMGIPGMKDEMRRPMMLIISAIKC; translated from the coding sequence ATGAAAGAAAATAAATATGATGATAAAGTATTTTTTGAAAAATATAGCCAAATGAGTCGGTCAAAAGAAGGACTATCTTGTGCAGGAGAATGGGAGACATTGAAAAAGATGTTACCAGATTTTACAGGAAAGAGAATACTAGATTTAGGATGTGGCTATGGATGGCATTCAATTTGTGCTATGGAAAATGGTGCATCCTCGGTAGTAGGAATTGATATCTCTCAAAAGATGCTAGAAATAGCAAAAGAAAAAACGCACTTTCCAGAAGTTGAATATATATGTGTTGCAATAGAAGATATGGATTTCAAGGAAGAGAGCTTTGATATAGTCCTAAGCTCATTAGCATTTCATTATATAAAAGACTATAAAGAATTAATTAAGAAGATAAATAAGGTACTAAAACCAAATGGCAAACTTATTTTTACAGTTGAACATCCTGTATTTACAGCTTATGGTACACAGGACTGGTACTATGATAATAATAAAGAAATCCTACATTTTCCAGTGGATAATTATTACTATGAAGGAAAAAGAATAACAAAGTTCTTAGGTGAAGATATTGTAAAATATCACAGAACAATAACAACATATCTAAACACATTGCTTATAAATAATTTTGCTATAAACCAAATTATAGAACCTCAGCCACCTGAAGACATGATGGGTATTCCAGGAATGAAAGACGAAATGAGACGACCTATGATGCTTATCATATCAGCAATAAAATGCTGA
- a CDS encoding GNAT family N-acetyltransferase translates to MQLREYDAISDGEIDIVLYKKCNGDTLKVFLPEYKFHILLHGSDVIIGHINLRLGNTEKILKYIGHIGYGIDEEYRGKKYAAKACRIIKEIAKEHGMGKVIITCNPDNYASRKVCETIGAKLIEIIDIPKTSDAYSKDETQKCRYEWEL, encoded by the coding sequence ATGCAATTAAGAGAATATGATGCTATAAGTGATGGAGAAATTGATATTGTCTTATATAAGAAATGTAATGGTGATACTTTAAAGGTTTTTTTACCAGAGTATAAATTTCATATTTTACTACATGGATCAGATGTTATAATAGGACATATAAATTTAAGACTAGGAAACACAGAAAAAATATTGAAGTACATTGGTCATATTGGTTATGGTATAGATGAGGAATATCGTGGAAAGAAATATGCTGCAAAGGCTTGTAGAATTATTAAAGAAATAGCTAAAGAACATGGAATGGGAAAGGTAATTATTACATGTAATCCAGATAACTATGCTTCAAGAAAGGTATGTGAAACTATTGGTGCAAAGTTAATTGAGATAATTGATATTCCCAAAACATCAGATGCATACTCTAAAGATGAGACACAGAAATGCAGATATGAGTGGGAGTTGTAG
- a CDS encoding DUF4256 domain-containing protein, with protein MNDIINGNKELTQEQRDELLKTLKARFEKNMNFHKGIEWDKVQTKLEANAEKLWSLNEMERTGGEPDVVGYDNNTDEYIFYDCSSETPNGRRSICYDREALESRKKNKPENSAIDMARVMGIELLTEEEYRELQKLGKFDTKTSSWVKTPVNIRKLGGAIFCDRRYETVFVYHNGADSYYGVRGFRGSLRV; from the coding sequence ATTAAAAACGCTTAAAGCACGTTTTGAGAAAAACATGAACTTCCACAAAGGTATTGAATGGGATAAAGTACAAACAAAGCTTGAAGCAAATGCTGAAAAATTGTGGTCGCTTAATGAAATGGAGAGAACTGGAGGCGAACCGGATGTTGTTGGTTACGATAACAATACTGACGAGTACATTTTTTATGATTGTTCATCAGAAACTCCAAATGGGCGTAGAAGTATCTGTTATGATCGTGAAGCACTAGAGTCAAGAAAAAAGAATAAACCAGAAAATAGCGCTATAGATATGGCTCGTGTGATGGGGATTGAGCTTCTAACAGAAGAAGAATACCGAGAGCTACAGAAACTTGGTAAATTTGATACGAAGACATCGAGTTGGGTGAAAACACCTGTTAATATTAGAAAACTTGGTGGAGCTATATTTTGTGATCGCCGCTATGAGACTGTCTTTGTGTACCACAATGGAGCAGATTCCTACTATGGTGTCAGGGGGTTTCGTGGTTCATTAAGGGTCTAG